From the genome of Candidatus Palauibacter polyketidifaciens:
CGTCCGCGCCGTGGGCCCTCGCCTCCGCAAGAATGCGGTCCGGGGGGACCATGACGCCGAGATCCACGGTGTCGTAGCCGTTACACTGCAGCACGACGCCGACGATGTTCTTCCCGATGTCGTGGACGTCCCCCTTCACCGTCGCGAGGAGAATCGTCCCCTTCCCCTTCCGGGCCACCACTTGGGAACCGGAGTTGGCACCCGCCGCGGAGGTCGCCCGTGCCGCCTTCTCCGCCTCCAGGTGAGGGACGAGGAAGGCGACGGCCCGCTTCATCACGCGCGCCGACTTCACGACCTGGGGCAGGAACATGCGACCGCTCCCGAACAGGTCGCCGACGCGGTTCATCCCCGCCATGAGCGGCCCCTCGATGACCTCCAGCGCCTTGCCGTACAGGAGACGGGCCTCCTCGGCGTCCTCTTCGATGTGTTCGACGATCCCTTCCACGAGCGCGTGCTCGAGCCGCGTCTCGACGCCCTCCGAACGCCAGGCGTCGTCCACCCGCGTCTCGATCCCTTCGTCCCGGATCCGGCCCGCGAGATCCGTCAGCCGCTCGGTCGCGTCGGGCCGGCGGGCGAGGAGCACATCCTCCACCGCTTCGAGCAGTTCCGGGTCGATGTCGTCATAGAGCGGAAGCCGTCCCGCGTTCACGATCCCCATGTCGAGTCCGGCCGCGATCGCGTGGTACAGGAAGGCCGTGTGCATCGCCTCCCTCACGGCGTCGTTTCCCCGATAGGAGAAGGAGATGTTGCTGATTCCGCCGCTCGTCATCGCGCCGGGGAGTTCGTTCTTGATCCGGCGGACGGCCTCGATGAAGGCGACCCCGTACCCGTCGTGTTCCGCGATCCCCGTGCCCACGGCGAAGACGTTGGGATCGAAGATGATCTCCCCCGGACGGAACCCGGCGCCGAGCAGGAGGCGGTAGGCGCGGGCGCAGATCTCCAGCTTGCGGTCCACAGTGTCCGCCTGCCCCCGTTCGTCGAAGGCCATGACGATGACGCCGGCCCCGTAGCGGCGGATGAGGGCCGCCTGCTCGAGAAACGCCTCCTCCCCCTCCTTGAGCGAGATCGAGTTCACGACCGCCCTTCCCTGCGTACACTTCAGCCCCGCCTCGATGACCTCCCAGCGCGAGGAGTCGATGACCGTCGGGACGCGGGCGATGTCGGGTTCCGCCGCGATGAGGTTCAGGAAGCGCGTCATCGCGGCCTCGGAGTCCAGGAGACCCTCGTCCATGTTCACGTCGAGGAGTTGCGCGCCGTTCAGCACCTGGTCGCGCGCGACCTCGACTGCTTCGTCGAAGGCGTCCTCACGGATCAGCCGCGCGAAGCGGGCCGAACCCGTGACGTTGGTGCGCTCGCCGATGTTCACGAACAGCGTGTCGGGCCGGATCGCGAGCGGCTCGAGACCCGAGAAGCGGGGCAGCGGATCGATCAGGGGCACGGGTCGCGGCGGCACACCGTTCATGCGCTCCGCGATCGCCCGGATGTGTTCCAGCTCCGTCCCGCAGCAGCCGCCGACGAGGTTGAGGAGCCCGCGATCCGCGAAATTGCCCAGCAGGTCGGACATATGGGCCGGCGTATCGTCGTATCCGCCGAACTCGTTCGGCAGGCCCGCGTTGGGGTGGCAGCCCACGGGAACGTCGGCCACGGCGGAGAGTTCCGCGACGTAGGGCTCGAGTTCCTCGGCTCCGAGCGCGCAGTTGAGACCGACGAAGAGGGGGTCGGCGTGACGGATCGAGAGCCAGAACGCCTCGACCGTCTGCCCCGAGAGCGTGCGTCCCGACAGGTCCGTGATCGTCCCCGACACGGCGATGGGGATCTCTTCGCCAAGCTCCGCGCCGACTTCGAGGATGCCGCAGATCGCGGCCTTCGCGTTGAGCGTGTCGAACACCGTCTCGACGAGCAGCACGTCGGCGCCGCCTTCCAGCAGCCCCTCCGCCTGCAGGCGGTACGCGGCGGCCAGTTCATCGAAGGTGACGGCGCGGAAGGCGGGGTCCTCCACGTCCGGAGAGAGGGACGCCGTCCGGTTCGTCGGACCCAGGCACCCGAGTACGAAGCGGGGACGGGTCGGGTCCCTGCGCGTGAAGTCGTCGGCGGCCCGGCGTGCGAGCCGCGCGGCCGCCACGTTGACTTCGCGGATCAGGTGCTCGTTGCCGTGTTCGGGCGAGATGCCGTAGTCCGCCTGGGAGATGGCCTGGGCGTTGAACGTGTTCGTCGTGATGAGATCGGCCCCGGCCTCCAGGTAGCTGCGGTGGAGGGACGCGATGTCGTCGGGACGGGTGACGCACAGCACGTCGTGGTTCCCGAACAGCGGCTGCGGATGGCCCGCGAGCGGGCCCGCGCGATAGGCCGCCTCGTCGAGGCCCAGCCGCTGGATCATCGTTCCCGTGCCGCCATCCATCAGGAGGATGCGCCGGTCGAGCGCCTCCCGAATCTGTGCGACGCGTTTTCTTCGGCCTTCGGACACGACGTTCACCCCAAAAAAAAGCCCGGTCGCCAAAGAATCGCGCCCGGGGCGTGGCTCTTTAGCGATTGTTTTGCGTGGCTGCAATCCGCCTCAAATCACCACGTCCGGATTCCCCCGGCAGACGCCAAACTAGCGCTCTCGCGGCGCCGACGAAACTTGGATCGGACTCCATTAAACGATGTCGCGGGAAGATGTGTCTGGCCTTACATGCAAAACTGGCGTCTGGCGAGCCGCGCGGTGCTCCTCTCCGCGGCTCTCGCGATAAACGGGGTGGGGTGGGGGCTTCACGGGCAGCAGGAGGGGCTCTCACCGCCCGAAGGACCCGAAGCGACCGTCTTCAGGGGAGGCGTGTATCCGGCGGCCGTGGACGCGGTGCGCCGCGAGGGCGCGCTCTCGATCGACGGCCGACTCGACGACCCGGCGTGGCAACCGGCCCCCATCATCACGGACTTCGTCCAGGGCGTCCCGCTGGAGGGAGCGGATCCGTCGGAGCCCACCGAGGTCCGGGTCGTGTTCGACGACGGCGCGATCTACGTCGCCGCCCGCTTGTACGAGAGCGACCCAAGCGTGATCCGGGCGCGTCTCACCCGCCGGGATGAACGGGGTTCCTTCGATTCCTTCAAGCTCTCCCTCGATCCGAACCGGGACGGGCTGACCGGCTACGAGTTCGAGGTCAGCGCCGCCGGCGCCGAGACGGACCGGTACCTGTTCGGCGATACGCAGGAAGACGTGAACTGGGACGCGATCTGGGACTCCGCGGTGCAGGTCGACGACCGAGGGTGGACGGTGGAGATGCGGATCCCGCTCTCCCAGATCCGCTACGAAGCCCGCCCCGGCATGCAGACGTGGGGCATCAACTTCGAGCGGCGGCGTCTCGAGACGAACGAAACGGACTACTTCGCCCTGCAGTCGCGCACGGCCCGGGGGCGAGTCAGCCAGTTCGGCACGATCGACGGCCTGCAACTCCCCCGATCGAGCCGGAGGTTCGAGGTCCGGCCCTTCGCCGTGTCCCAGTACCACACCGCCCCCGCGACGCCCGGGAACCCGCTGTTCGACGGCACCGAGATGGAGCCGCGCGGGGGGCTCGACATGAGCATGGGGATCGGCTCCGCCTTCAGCCTCGATGCGACGGTTTATCCCGACTTCGGCCAGGTGGAGGTGGACCCCGAGGTCATCAACCTCACGGCGTTCGAGACGTTTTTCCCGGAGAAGCGCCCCTTCTTCGTACGCGACGCGCAGATCTTCACCTTCGCCGGCTCGCGCGGCGGCCGCTTCGGTGGCGGCAAGGCGCTCTTCTTCAGCCGGCGGATCGGACGGGAACCGCGGGGATCCGGACCTTACGAGGCGGACTTTCACGACGAGCCCCACGTGACGTCGATCCTGGGGGCGGCGAAGCTCACGGGCAGAACCCGGAGTGGTCTCTCCGTAGGCGCCCTGGCGGCGGTCACCGGACAGGAGATGGGGCAGGCGTTTTTTGCCGAGGATGATTCCCTCGGAAGGTTCGTGGCCGAGCCCCAGGCCGAGCACGCGGTCGTTCGGCTGCAGCAGGATTTCCGCGGGGGCGCGAGCAAGATCGGCGTGATCGGCACCGGGCTCAAGCGGGAGCTCCCGGGAGACGGATCGTTCGATTTCCTCCCCTCCGAGGCGTTCAGTTTCGGGGTCGATTTCGAACACCAGTGGGGCGGACGCCGCGGCCGCGACTATCGTCTGTGGGGGTTCTACTCGGGCAGTCTGGTCCAGGGATCGAGCGATGCGCTCCTCCGGCTGCAGCGCAATCCCACGCATTACTTCCAGCGCCCCGACGCGACCTACCTGGCGGTCGACTCCACCGCTACTTCCATGTTCGGGAGCGACTGGCGGGTACAGCTCGAGAAGGAGGGCGAGCACTGGACCTGGGGCACATGGGCGGGCCAGCAGACACCGGGCTTCGAGGTCAACGACTTCGGTTTCCTCACGACCGGCGAGCGGCTCGACGTGGGAGCCCGTATCGGATACCGGGAGATCAGGCCGGGCAACCTGTTCCGAAACTACAACATAAGCCTCTTCACCTACCACAACTTCCGTCACTCGCTGCTGGAGAAGGTGTGGGGTCCGGACCATTTCCGCCGGTCCTACGACACGGGCGCGGCGTGGATGAGCGGAAGGTTCACCTTCCTGAACAACTGGGCCTTCAACCTCAACCTCTCGTATTCGCCCGAGTCCCAGTCCGACACGCAGACCCGCGGCGGTCCGCTCATGACGGAACCCGCGGAGTTCAACGTGCGGGTGGACGCGAACACGGATCGGAGCCGGTCGTTCCACGTGTCGCCGCGTTTCTCGTACCGCGTGGCGGCGCAGGGCCGGGGGCACGACTTCAACACGGGCCTGAACATCTCCTATCGGCCGCTTCCGAACTGGCGGTTTTCGCTGAGCCCGAACTACACGGACAGGCGGGATGCAGCGCAGTACGTGACGCGGACGAGCACCCTCGACTACCTGCCGACATACGGGACGCGATACCTGTTCGGAGACCTCCAGCGGACGGGATTCTCGATGGAGACCCGGCTGAACGTGTCCTTCACGCCTAACGTCAGCCTCCAGCTCTATGCGCAGCCGCTCCTCTCCGCGGGTGACTATCTCGGCTATCGACAGCTCGAGGCCCCCGGATCGTTCGACTTCGTCGAATACGCCGAGGGGCGGGCCTACCGCTTCAACGGCGTCGTCACCGGCTGCACGGACGGGACGACGTGCGCCTTCAACGGCTCGCGCTATTTCGACTTCGATGGCGACGGCACGCTGGACTACTCCACCCGGGACCGCGACTTCAACATCCGTTCTCTGCGCGGCAACGCGGTGTTCCGCTGGGAGTACCGCCCGGGTTCCGAGCTCTTCCTCGTCTGGCAGCACGCGCGCCGCGAGAGCGTCCCGCTCGGCAGTTTCGACCTCAATCGGGACCTGGAGGGGCTGTTCCTCGCGCCGGCCGAGAACGTCTTCATCGTGAAGGTGAGTCACTACCTCTCCATCTGACCCGCCCCGCCGAGCCCGGATTCTGGCGCGAGCCGTGCGGCAACGGCTAACGTCCCGCTAACTGACCGGGTCTTTCCGCGGCTGATGGACCCCGACCGTACGGGGTTCCCGCGCCGACACCGGATCGGGCCCGGAGTGATGAGTTGCGGAGCGACCCACCCCACGGAGACGAACGCCTTGCCGATGAGTCCTCTGTGCCTGACGGACGTCACGCTGCGGGAGATCGAACTCCCGCTCCGGGAGCGGTTCATCATCTCGTCCGGATGGGTCGAGAACCGCCGCATCCTTCTCCTTGAACTCCGCGACGAGAGCGGCGCCACGGCCTGGTCGGAGTGCGTGTGCGGGGAGGAGCCGAACTACTCCCCCGAGACCGTGGACACGGCGCGGCTGGCGTTGCGGCGATGGCTGTTGCCGCGGGTGCTGGGGCGGGAACTCGAGAGCCCGGAGGCGGTCAAGCCCCTTCTGGACGAGGGCGTTCAGGGCCACCCCATGGCCAAGGCCGCGATCGAGATGGGCATCTGGGGCCTGAGCGCGGAAGTCCGGGGCGTCTCGCTGTCGGAGCTCGTCGGAGGGACCCGGGAGCGGGTGCCGACGGGCATCTCGCTCGGCCTCCAGCCTTCGCCGGCCGCGCTCGTCGAGAAGGCGCGGCAGGCGGTCGAGCAGGGCTACGGGAAGATCAAGCTCAAGATCAGCCCGGAGAAGGACATCGAGTACGTCGCGGCGGTGCGCGAGGCGCTGGGGCCCGACCGTGAACTCGCCGTCGACGCGAACGCCGCGTACACGCTGGACGACACGGACCGCCTGGCGGAACTCGACGGTTTCGGACTGATCATGATCGAGCAGCCGCTGGCCGCAGGCGATCTCGTGCGCCATGCCCGGCTCCAGGAACGGCTCGCCACCCCCGTCTGCCTCGACGAGTCGATCGTGGACCCGGCGTCATGCGAGGACATGCTGGCGCTCGGCAGCGGGCGGATCGTGAACATCAAGCCGGGTCGCGTCGGCGGGTTCCGGAACTCCCGGGAGATCCACGACATCTCGGCGCGGGCCGGGGTCCCCGTCTGGTGCGGGGGGATGCTCGAGAGCGGGATCGGACGCGCCTACAACGTGGCGCTGGCTTCGATGGCAAACTTCCGGCTTCCCGGCGATCTGTCGCCGAGCGCCCGCTACTGGGATCGCGACGTCGTCACCCCTGAGTGGACGATGAGCGCGGATGGCTTCGTGACGGTGCCGCGCGACCGGCCCGGGATCGGCGTCGAGGTGGACATCGAGCGCGTGGAAGCGCTGACGCGACGGAGCGAGACGGTCGCCGCCCCCGGCGTCCGCGTTCCGGCGTGACGGAGTTTCGCGCGATCGAGACGCTCGAGGAGTGGCGTGCGTGCGTACGGCTCCAGGAGATGACGTGGGGGGAGGGGTTCTCCGACATCGTTCCCGCCTCCGTCCTCCAGGTCTCGCAGAAGATCGGCGGCTTCACGGGCGGGGCGTTCGAGGGCGGGCGCATGATCGGCTTCGTCTATTCCCTGCTTGGGCGGTTCGAAGGTGTCCCCTCTCACTGGTCGCACATGCTGGCCGTGGAGCCGTCCGCGCGCGGGCGGGGCCTGGGCCGCGACCTGAAGCTCTTTCAGCGGGAGTCTGTCCGGTCCGATGGCATCCACACCATCTTCTGGACGTACGACCCCATGGTCGCGCGCAACGCACACTTGAACCTGAACCGGCTCGGTGCGACGGTGCTTCGCTACGCGCCGAACATGTACGGCGCCGATACGGGGAGCCCCTTGCACGCGGGGGGGGAAACCGACCGGTTCATCGTGCGCTGGGATCTCGACGGCCCGGAGACCCGCCGGGCCCTCGACGACGGAGCCCGGCGCTCGGCCCGGCGGCTCCACGTGCCGCTTCCGGATCCGGCATGCGTCGTGCCCCGGCCGGGAGGAGGCGGCGCGGCGGAGGTCGGACTGCCGGGTGGCGACGAGGTCTACGTCGAGGTTCCGGCGGATGTCGAATCGCTGCCACCCGGCGGGTCGCTCGTGCGGTGGCGCGAAACGGTGCGGGACGCGTTCCTGGCCTATCTCAGGAGGGGATATGCGGTGGAGAGCCTTGTCAGAAATCCCTCGACGGACCGGTGTTTCTATGTCCTGCGCCGCAACTGATCACGTGAGCCCGCCGGTCGCGGCGACCCGCGGCCGGATGTGGGCGGCCGGCATCCTGGGGCTCCTCGCGCCTCTCGCTCCGGCGGCTGCCTCGGCCCAGAGCCCGTATTCCGTCGAGGACA
Proteins encoded in this window:
- the metH gene encoding methionine synthase yields the protein MSEGRRKRVAQIREALDRRILLMDGGTGTMIQRLGLDEAAYRAGPLAGHPQPLFGNHDVLCVTRPDDIASLHRSYLEAGADLITTNTFNAQAISQADYGISPEHGNEHLIREVNVAAARLARRAADDFTRRDPTRPRFVLGCLGPTNRTASLSPDVEDPAFRAVTFDELAAAYRLQAEGLLEGGADVLLVETVFDTLNAKAAICGILEVGAELGEEIPIAVSGTITDLSGRTLSGQTVEAFWLSIRHADPLFVGLNCALGAEELEPYVAELSAVADVPVGCHPNAGLPNEFGGYDDTPAHMSDLLGNFADRGLLNLVGGCCGTELEHIRAIAERMNGVPPRPVPLIDPLPRFSGLEPLAIRPDTLFVNIGERTNVTGSARFARLIREDAFDEAVEVARDQVLNGAQLLDVNMDEGLLDSEAAMTRFLNLIAAEPDIARVPTVIDSSRWEVIEAGLKCTQGRAVVNSISLKEGEEAFLEQAALIRRYGAGVIVMAFDERGQADTVDRKLEICARAYRLLLGAGFRPGEIIFDPNVFAVGTGIAEHDGYGVAFIEAVRRIKNELPGAMTSGGISNISFSYRGNDAVREAMHTAFLYHAIAAGLDMGIVNAGRLPLYDDIDPELLEAVEDVLLARRPDATERLTDLAGRIRDEGIETRVDDAWRSEGVETRLEHALVEGIVEHIEEDAEEARLLYGKALEVIEGPLMAGMNRVGDLFGSGRMFLPQVVKSARVMKRAVAFLVPHLEAEKAARATSAAGANSGSQVVARKGKGTILLATVKGDVHDIGKNIVGVVLQCNGYDTVDLGVMVPPDRILAEARAHGADAIGLSGLITPSLDEMVRVASEMEREAFAVPLLIGGATTSRKHTAVKIEERYSGATVHVLDASRAVGVVGKLLGGDGAEFVERTRAEYRRVRAEYREGRRPLATLERARANRLSVDAAVAVPSPREPGVHVYDPFPLEELVEYIDWTPFFQTWEMKGRFPTLLDHPERGAAARSLYDDARGLLDRIVADESLTARAVAGLYPASARGDDLVLFSPEGGRRELLRVPHLRQQMDRSSGANVSLADFVLPEISGATDWSGAFAVTAGIGLEALCARFEAAADDYQSLLAKSLADRLAEALAERLHEIVRKEIWGYAPHEGLDNEARIAERYVGIRPAPGYPACPDHSQKALLFDLLEVERRIGIALTENYAMHPAASVSGWYFARPEARYFGLGRIGADQVEDYAARSGISLTEAERRLSPNLAYDRDPVPEATA
- a CDS encoding DUF5916 domain-containing protein, which encodes MQNWRLASRAVLLSAALAINGVGWGLHGQQEGLSPPEGPEATVFRGGVYPAAVDAVRREGALSIDGRLDDPAWQPAPIITDFVQGVPLEGADPSEPTEVRVVFDDGAIYVAARLYESDPSVIRARLTRRDERGSFDSFKLSLDPNRDGLTGYEFEVSAAGAETDRYLFGDTQEDVNWDAIWDSAVQVDDRGWTVEMRIPLSQIRYEARPGMQTWGINFERRRLETNETDYFALQSRTARGRVSQFGTIDGLQLPRSSRRFEVRPFAVSQYHTAPATPGNPLFDGTEMEPRGGLDMSMGIGSAFSLDATVYPDFGQVEVDPEVINLTAFETFFPEKRPFFVRDAQIFTFAGSRGGRFGGGKALFFSRRIGREPRGSGPYEADFHDEPHVTSILGAAKLTGRTRSGLSVGALAAVTGQEMGQAFFAEDDSLGRFVAEPQAEHAVVRLQQDFRGGASKIGVIGTGLKRELPGDGSFDFLPSEAFSFGVDFEHQWGGRRGRDYRLWGFYSGSLVQGSSDALLRLQRNPTHYFQRPDATYLAVDSTATSMFGSDWRVQLEKEGEHWTWGTWAGQQTPGFEVNDFGFLTTGERLDVGARIGYREIRPGNLFRNYNISLFTYHNFRHSLLEKVWGPDHFRRSYDTGAAWMSGRFTFLNNWAFNLNLSYSPESQSDTQTRGGPLMTEPAEFNVRVDANTDRSRSFHVSPRFSYRVAAQGRGHDFNTGLNISYRPLPNWRFSLSPNYTDRRDAAQYVTRTSTLDYLPTYGTRYLFGDLQRTGFSMETRLNVSFTPNVSLQLYAQPLLSAGDYLGYRQLEAPGSFDFVEYAEGRAYRFNGVVTGCTDGTTCAFNGSRYFDFDGDGTLDYSTRDRDFNIRSLRGNAVFRWEYRPGSELFLVWQHARRESVPLGSFDLNRDLEGLFLAPAENVFIVKVSHYLSI
- a CDS encoding GNAT family N-acetyltransferase; this translates as MTEFRAIETLEEWRACVRLQEMTWGEGFSDIVPASVLQVSQKIGGFTGGAFEGGRMIGFVYSLLGRFEGVPSHWSHMLAVEPSARGRGLGRDLKLFQRESVRSDGIHTIFWTYDPMVARNAHLNLNRLGATVLRYAPNMYGADTGSPLHAGGETDRFIVRWDLDGPETRRALDDGARRSARRLHVPLPDPACVVPRPGGGGAAEVGLPGGDEVYVEVPADVESLPPGGSLVRWRETVRDAFLAYLRRGYAVESLVRNPSTDRCFYVLRRN
- the menC gene encoding o-succinylbenzoate synthase, encoding MSPLCLTDVTLREIELPLRERFIISSGWVENRRILLLELRDESGATAWSECVCGEEPNYSPETVDTARLALRRWLLPRVLGRELESPEAVKPLLDEGVQGHPMAKAAIEMGIWGLSAEVRGVSLSELVGGTRERVPTGISLGLQPSPAALVEKARQAVEQGYGKIKLKISPEKDIEYVAAVREALGPDRELAVDANAAYTLDDTDRLAELDGFGLIMIEQPLAAGDLVRHARLQERLATPVCLDESIVDPASCEDMLALGSGRIVNIKPGRVGGFRNSREIHDISARAGVPVWCGGMLESGIGRAYNVALASMANFRLPGDLSPSARYWDRDVVTPEWTMSADGFVTVPRDRPGIGVEVDIERVEALTRRSETVAAPGVRVPA